The DNA sequence CAATTATCAGGAAACCCCGCAAGGTCTACCTTAAGCGCCTCAGACGAACACACCGCAGCGTTTAAATCAGGAGTCCTGCCATGGCCATCCCCGAGGCACCCGATGCCACTCACAATCCCGAACGCAGGACCTTTCTGGCCCAGGCGAGCGCCAGCCTGCCCTGGCACGGGCGGCGCTGGAGTTCGCAATTTGCGATGAGCGGCGAAGAAGAACGTACGTTTTTGCGCCAGGCCGCGTAGAGGGTGCAGGAGCTCACCGGACAGCCCGTCACCGGCTACAACTGCAGGTGCGGGTCTGGGATGAGTTCCTGTGTCACGTCAAAAGCCACCCGGGCGTGGCGTTCATGCGCAAGGACGACATTGCCCGCTACACCCGGGCCGGCCCGCTGTCCTTGCGAGAGTCGCAAACCTCTGAAACCTGTTCCATAACCCCGGGCCGCAGTGAGTTGCCCGGCCCTTGATCGATACGAAGGAATCCACCATGTCGTTATCATCCCTTGCCATGCCCGGCGGCTTGCGCCTGGCCGGTTTTCTCCTGACCCTGAGCCTGTCGCTGGGGGCTGCGGCCGCCCCCGATGCGCTCGTGCAGCCGCAAAGCCTGGTTGTCGACCGCAGCCTGTCCGAGCAGCAGGCGGCGTCGATGATTCTTGCGGCCCGGCGCTACGACACGTTCTGGCACACCGGCGACGAAGCGCTGGCCCGTGAAGCCCTTGCGCCAAACTTCATCGACAAGACGCCGCCCGCCGGGCGCAAGCAGGGCCCGGAGGGTCCGTTGCTGGCGTCGCGGGCCTTGCGCAGTGCCGTGCCGGATCTCAGTTGCGTCGTGGAACAGATGTTGGTGGCGGGGGATAGGGTGGTGGTGCACCTGCGCTTTCGTGGGCATTTCACCGGCACTTTTGACCAACGCAAGGGTGCGGGCCAGGCCGTGGAGTTCATCGCCACGGATATCTACCAGGTCGAGCAAGGCAAGATCGTCGCCAACTGGCACATCGAGGACAACTTGACCCTGTTCAAGCAACTGGGCGTCCTCTGACAGACCGGCTCGCCACTGCGGCGAGCCGTTTTCTGGCGGGTCAGCTCAATTGCAACCAGATCGGCGCATGGTCCGAAGGTTTCTCCATGCCCCGCAGTTCATAGTCGACGCCGGCATCCTTGACCCGTGGTAGCAGGCCATGGGAAGTGAGGATCAAGTCGATGCGCAGGCCACGCTTGGGCTCGTCTTCAAAACCGCGGCTGCGATAATCGAACCAGCTGAAACGGTCGGCGACGTCCGGGTTCAGGTGGCGGAAGCTGTCCACCAAGCCCCAGTTCTTCAGGCGGGCCATCCACTCGCGTTCTTCCGGCAGGAAGCTGCATTTACCGGTTTTCAGCCAGCGCTTCATGTTGTCCGGGCCGATGCCGATGTCGCAATCTTCCGGGGAAATGTTCACGTCGCCCATCACCACCACGGGCTGATCGTTGCTGAAGCGGCTTTCCAGCAGTTGCTGCAGATCGCTGTAGAAGCGTTCCTTGGCCGGGAATTTGGTCGGGTGATCGCGGCTTTCACCTTGTGGGAAATAACCGTTCATGATGGTCACCGGCACGCCGTTGGCATCGGCGAAGGTGCCCCAGATGAAGCGGCGCTGGGCGTCTTCGTCGTCGCCTTCGAAGCCTTTATACAGACTCAGCGGCGCCTGGCGGGAGAGCAGGGCGACGCCGTAGTGGCCTTTTTGCCCGTGGTAATGCACGTGGTAGCCCAGAGCCTGGATCTCGGCCAGGGGGAATTGTTCGTCGTGGACCTTGGTTTCCTGCAGGCCGATTACGTCCGGCTGATGTTTCTCGATCAGCGCCGCCAGCTGATGGGGACGGGCGCGCAGCCCATTGATGTTGAAGGAGACGATCTTCATGGTCGGCAGTCCTGGCAAAACTGCGATGCTAGCTGACATGTCGGAACTGAGCCAGCGTGGCAGTAGGACAAATGCGCTGCTAATGTCCTGTGGGTGTAGGAACGATCGCAACCCAATCGGGTTCGTACTCAATAAGAGCAGGGCCTCATCGAGCCTCGCCCCAGGAGATCTACCGTCATGCCTGAAACCGCCACCGCCATTGCCGACATCCATATGCTCGACAGCGGTTACTCCCGCGAAGCGCGTTCATTGCTGTACCAGGCTTATCGCCATGAGCCGACCTTCAGCTTCCTGTTCGAGTCCGAGCGGCCCGGTTATGAACATCGGGTGCGGGCCACCGTACGCGAGCTGGTCAAGCAGCATTTTCTCCAGGACCTGCCGGCCATCGGCCTGCTGGTCAACGACCGTTTGATTGGCATCGCCCTGATCGCTCCACCGCAACGGCGACTGGGTATCACCGAAAGCTGGGCCTGGCGCCTGCGCATGGTGTTGAGCACCGGTTTTCGCTGCACCCGGCGCTACCTGGATTACCACGCGGCGGTGGCGGCGTGCCTGCCGTCGGATGCGGTCCATGTGTTGCCGCTGCTGGGGGTTCATCCCCAGTTTCAGGGCCAACACTTTGGCGAACAGTTGCTCGAGGCGGTACACAACTGGTGTGCGGTGGACGAAAACTCCCAAGGCGTGGTGCTAGACACCGGTAACCCACGTTACCTGGAGTTTTATAAACGCCAGGGCTACGAAGAAATCGGTGAGATTGCGGTAGGACCTGTCCGCGAACATGTGTTCTTTCACGCCAACCCCCAAGTCTTGCAAAGCGCAACGGCGTAATCGGGCGAACTTTTGGGAAATGTCCGGCTCTATCAGGCTTCCAAGCCCGTGATAGCATCCGCGCCATGAATTTCCCAGGACGAATGACCAGTGGCGCGCTCTTGCTGTCCCTCAGCTGCGCGGCGCTGGCACAAAGTGAATTGGATGTACGGGTCAAGCCGTCCAACGACGAACTCAAGGCCAATGTAGAAGGGTACATTGGCGGCGTGGGCGATCGTGACGAAGAGGCCTTGCTGCGCTTCAGTCGTGGCGCCGAGGAACAGGCGCGCAAAGCCGCCCAGGCCCTGGGCTATTACCAGCCGCAGATCGACAGCGAGGTCAAGGGCGGCAAGGTCCCGCGCCTGGTGCTGACCATCGACCCCGGCGAGCCTGTGCACTTGCGCAATGTCACCGTGCGCATCGATGGCCCGGCGGCGTCCCTCAAGGCTTTTCGCGTACCTGATAACGCCGCCCTCAAGCCTGGTGCGGTGCTCAACCATGGCCGTTACGAGGACGCCAAGCGACTGATCCAGAACCAGGCGTCGCGTTATGGTTTTTTCAGCGGGCGCTTCGTCAGCCAACAGTTAAGGGTTGATCCCCAGGCGGGTATCGCCGACATCGAGTTGATCTACGACAGCGGCCCGCGCTACACCTTGGGCCCTGTGCACTTCGAAGGCGACACCCCACTGGACGAAGACCTGCTGCAACGCATGGTGCCGTTCAAGGTGGGCACCGCGTACGACTCCGAACTGATTGCCGAGCTCAACCAGGACCTGCAGTCGAGCGGTTATTTCGAAGGTGTCCGAGTGGATGCGGCACCCACCGCCGCCACCGATAACGTGATCCCGGTGGCAGTCAAGCTCGACACCCGCAAGCCGCGCACCATGGGGCTGGGCCTGGGGTTCTCCACCGACGTCGGCCCGCGGGCCAAGGCCAATTGGACGCGCCACTGGGTCAATGCCCAGGGTCACAGTTACGGCTGGGAGACGGAAGTGTCGGCGCCTCGGCAGAACGTCGGCCTGTGGTACGACGTGCCGTTGGACCCACCGCTGACCGACAAGCTGCGTTACGCCGGCGGTTATCAATATGAAGAACTGGCCGACACCGACAGCCTTAGCAAGCTGCTGACCGTGGGCCCGGAATGGCACAGCAAGTTGCCCAGCGGCTGGCAGCGGGTGGTGTCGCTCAAGTGGCAACGCGAGGAATACCGCCTCGGCGACGATGCGGGCTTGAGTACGTTGCTGATGCCCGGTGTCAGTTATTCCTACCTGCGCAGTGACAACCGCATCGACCCCCATAACGGCTATCGCCTGCAATTCGATGCCAAGGTGGCCAAGGAAGGGCTTGGGTCGGACAACAACCTTTTATATGGCACCGCCATGGTCAAGGGGCTGACCACGGTGTTCGACAAACATCGTCTGCTGGCCCGGGCCCAGATTGGCGGCAGCGCCACCAATGGCTACAAATCCATTCCGCCGTCACTGCGCTTTTTTGCCGGTGGCGACCAGAGCGTGCGCGGTTACGACTACCAGAGCCTGTCGCCGGAAAACTCCGAAGGTGATCGCATCGGCGGTCGCTACATGGTCGCCGGCAGCCTCGAATACCAGTATTCAATTGCGGAAAAATGGCGGGTGGCGACTTTTATCGACCAGGGTAACTCTTTCAATAGCCTTGAATTACCGAGCCTCAAGACCGGTGTGGGCGTCGGCGTGCGCTGGGTGTCGCCGGTGGGCCCGATCCGCCTCGACCTGGCCCATGCGATGGATGACGAAGGCGGCATTCGCTTGCA is a window from the Pseudomonas brassicacearum genome containing:
- the xthA gene encoding exodeoxyribonuclease III — translated: MKIVSFNINGLRARPHQLAALIEKHQPDVIGLQETKVHDEQFPLAEIQALGYHVHYHGQKGHYGVALLSRQAPLSLYKGFEGDDEDAQRRFIWGTFADANGVPVTIMNGYFPQGESRDHPTKFPAKERFYSDLQQLLESRFSNDQPVVVMGDVNISPEDCDIGIGPDNMKRWLKTGKCSFLPEEREWMARLKNWGLVDSFRHLNPDVADRFSWFDYRSRGFEDEPKRGLRIDLILTSHGLLPRVKDAGVDYELRGMEKPSDHAPIWLQLS
- a CDS encoding GNAT family N-acetyltransferase — its product is MPETATAIADIHMLDSGYSREARSLLYQAYRHEPTFSFLFESERPGYEHRVRATVRELVKQHFLQDLPAIGLLVNDRLIGIALIAPPQRRLGITESWAWRLRMVLSTGFRCTRRYLDYHAAVAACLPSDAVHVLPLLGVHPQFQGQHFGEQLLEAVHNWCAVDENSQGVVLDTGNPRYLEFYKRQGYEEIGEIAVGPVREHVFFHANPQVLQSATA
- a CDS encoding ester cyclase; its protein translation is MSLSSLAMPGGLRLAGFLLTLSLSLGAAAAPDALVQPQSLVVDRSLSEQQAASMILAARRYDTFWHTGDEALAREALAPNFIDKTPPAGRKQGPEGPLLASRALRSAVPDLSCVVEQMLVAGDRVVVHLRFRGHFTGTFDQRKGAGQAVEFIATDIYQVEQGKIVANWHIEDNLTLFKQLGVL
- a CDS encoding autotransporter assembly complex protein TamA, producing MNFPGRMTSGALLLSLSCAALAQSELDVRVKPSNDELKANVEGYIGGVGDRDEEALLRFSRGAEEQARKAAQALGYYQPQIDSEVKGGKVPRLVLTIDPGEPVHLRNVTVRIDGPAASLKAFRVPDNAALKPGAVLNHGRYEDAKRLIQNQASRYGFFSGRFVSQQLRVDPQAGIADIELIYDSGPRYTLGPVHFEGDTPLDEDLLQRMVPFKVGTAYDSELIAELNQDLQSSGYFEGVRVDAAPTAATDNVIPVAVKLDTRKPRTMGLGLGFSTDVGPRAKANWTRHWVNAQGHSYGWETEVSAPRQNVGLWYDVPLDPPLTDKLRYAGGYQYEELADTDSLSKLLTVGPEWHSKLPSGWQRVVSLKWQREEYRLGDDAGLSTLLMPGVSYSYLRSDNRIDPHNGYRLQFDAKVAKEGLGSDNNLLYGTAMVKGLTTVFDKHRLLARAQIGGSATNGYKSIPPSLRFFAGGDQSVRGYDYQSLSPENSEGDRIGGRYMVAGSLEYQYSIAEKWRVATFIDQGNSFNSLELPSLKTGVGVGVRWVSPVGPIRLDLAHAMDDEGGIRLHFSMGPEL